A genomic window from Fusarium verticillioides 7600 chromosome 5, whole genome shotgun sequence includes:
- a CDS encoding carbonic anhydrase, whose translation MAFFKTKMPALDTSPVSSPVLYPSVTSDFEAANRRYAAKFTQSHLPSPPRRKVAVVACMDSRLDVEKVLGLDLGDAHVIRNAGGRAVEALRSILISQQMLGTREIIVMHHTGCGMQSFSDTDFRSKIRRELKEDVDHMAFLPFSDLRQSVIDDVAFLRKSPLILDVPITGYVYDVKTGRIEQVDERADSECSSP comes from the exons ATGGCCTttttcaagaccaagatgCCTGCACTTGACACTTCACCTGTGTCTTCACCCGTTCTCTATCCCTCAGTCACTTCGGACTTTGAAGCTGCGAATCGCAGATATGCAGCAAAGTTTACCCAGTCCCACTTACCATCTCCGCCCCGTCG AAAGGTAGCGGTGGTAGCGTGCATGGACAGCAGATTGGACGTTGAGAAAGTCCTGGGTCTAGACCTTGGCGATGCCCATGTCATCCGAAAtg CTGGTGGTCGTGCTGTAGAAGCACTTCGATCAATCTTGATTTCTCAGCAGATGCTGGGCACGCGTGAGATTATTGTCATGCACCAT ACCGGCTGCGGCATGCAGAGCTTCTCCGACACAGATTTCCGGTCCAAGATCAGACGAGAGCTAAAGGAAGACGTGGACCACATGGCGTTTCTTCCCTTCTCTGATTTGCGGCAGAGCGTCATTGATGACGTTGCCTTCTTGCGCAAGAGTCCGTTGATTTTGGATGTGCCTATTACCGGATATGTTTatgatgtcaagactggTCGTATTGAGcaggttgatgagagggcTGACTCTGAATGTTCCAGCCCTTGA